AATGCCAATAAAActggcaacaacagcagcagtagcaacaGCGATGCCAATAGCGCCAATGATGCCCCAAATTCGCCTAAGAAGGAGAATGAATTAGTCGGTTTGTCATCCGAAGAACTGTATCGTATGTTGAACGAATACAATGTGCTGCAGGATAAATACTATACTGTATTGCTGATGCCGAGAGAATCCAAGGTAAGCTGACAGCAAGACAACACACACTGCTGTATTATAATTCTAATTTCACCTACACATAaccaaaaatgttatattttatgactttattttgtttgcttgcaGCGTGAAGTGACGGCTGGTGGACGTGATGGCTCCGCGTATGTTTTACGTTGCCTTAAAATGTGGTACGAGCTGCCCTCCGATGTGCTATTCTCAGCAATGAGCCTTGTGGATCGCTTCCTTGATCGCATGGCTGTGAAGCCGAAGCATATGGCCTGCATGAGTGTTGCCTCATTTCACTTGGCTATTAGGCAGCTAGGACTAAAACCAATACCTGCGGACGAATTAGTGACTATTTCACAGGTAAGATGGCGCAAAGTAAGCAACACGTAAagttttacattatttatacaaaataaaagtagttcgttttattggtaattaaaaattaatgtaaaaagcAAAACGATATAGAACAActtttaggttatgttagatTTGTTCTTCATTTCAAGGCATAATTTGTGAATAAATATGAGGAGTGGCTTCATTTTGTAGCTTAAAAACTAATCGCATCCTTTCATTCTATTTTGTTTAGTGTGGTTGCACTGCTGGCGATTTAGAGCGTATGGCTGGTGTTATCGCCAATAAATTGGGTGTACAAATGGGCACCACCCCGGTCACTGCCGTTACCATCCTGCGCGTTTTTTATGCCCTTTTCCGTAATTTGGCAAAGGAGGTATGCGATGAATTCTATGAATTCTATCAACGTATGATCAAGTTGGAAGACTTGGAAAATCGTTTGGAGAATTTGCTATGCGATGTCAAGACTACAGTTATAGCACCATCAACATTGGCATTAATACTGATGTGTCTACATTTGGATTTCCATATTAAGGCGTCCTATAAACGCGAACGGCCCGAATTAAAACCCGTATTCGAGTATATACTTTTCCTGCAGCAATATTTGCGGGTGAGTTACTATGCGTTTATgtctgcaaatatttaaaaaaaaaatcaaatatagcAAATTCCTGCATAAATGTGCTATGTGTATTTactaatttaagaaaaatatttcagattcCCGATCGCGTATTCAGCTGTGGCTTTTCCATTGTTGCTGAGATCCTGTCTCACTACAACGGTCAAAACAAGCAGCCTTACAAGCAACGCTTGGTTTGGAAATTGTCCAGCCGCACATTGAAAGTATTGCGTCCAACCAATCGTTTTTCAACCGATCTACCCACCATCGATGAAGGCCAAGTGAATGTCATGGATGAAGGCTGTCGTTCAAGGTGAGTTTTGACActaattacacatttttttttgcttttgtgtcaaaaattcgtaattaggacaaagaaaatAATGTCAATGTACAAAATATCTTTGaaagtgtttttgttgctaATGCCAAATAACTGAAGTAATTTTTGTTCTGAAATGTGTCAAATTTgcgttttgttgctgttgtttttacttaaattatacATAATGCTTAACCAAAGTCATTTTTGTGCTAAAATATCTCAATTGATTACaagtataatttatataacattATTTCGTTGTACATACTTACGTAAGTATGtctttttttgtacatatgtacgaatctATATTTTTAGAACAAATAAGTTCTCTAAATACAAAATGCTTGTGCTGCTTAAAGCTTTTTCGCATgatcaattgaaaaaaatcaatttaaattctGCTCACATATCGTTTcgattatataaaaacaagtgACACTTTCAGGAATACAAGTCAAAAACATAATGGGGGAAAATACACATAcgagtacatgtatgtatgtttcctACGTTTCCCTAAATTGCGCACTCATTGTGTTGTGTGTTGTTGGCGCGTGTAGCCCTAACATATTTATGtctacaaatacaaaaacaaaacatgcAAATCTATATAGTCACCAagtcatatataaatatgtataaacgaGCATATTTACGTAAATATTTGCGACTTttactgtgtatgtatgtgtgtagcgcCTGTACGCACGCATGTGTCTGCTGAATAAACGACACATACGCTTTACcccacatatttatgtatgtactatgtatgtacatatagcttGTTTGTTGTTTGATGTGCTATTTTTCAATTCATTATCTGCTAAACACACTTACTTGTGTACTTTATTGCTTTGGACTGGCAGTGAGATAAAATATAGAAAGTGTGTGCCAAAAAAAGCACAaagtcaaaagtaaaaaaaaaaaaatacaatatgcatgtatttag
The sequence above is drawn from the Bactrocera tryoni isolate S06 chromosome 1, CSIRO_BtryS06_freeze2, whole genome shotgun sequence genome and encodes:
- the LOC120781326 gene encoding cyclin G — protein: MSVPVRYSAAANYAVVDSGLSNTLQQEEQYHQHQQQQQHQQQLYCQFVANANANANANVNNVNFSLGECNNFVNGNINGFDVQQQLMQQRSSMSSSVSPITGLPANINININNNNINHHHHHHQISPLNMDNMNINNIDVLQEEEEDHQLHYHQHHFDNQSACEQSELPLNSMMGGETVAEAMNSTMLAAAVANGSGIAAMHTVDVDVDEWRMSDEGRYGTPGAAGLEYQNYELEQQQQQTPANMMNNPLESSLMDNENRNMKMNNNNANKTGNNSSSSNSDANSANDAPNSPKKENELVGLSSEELYRMLNEYNVLQDKYYTVLLMPRESKREVTAGGRDGSAYVLRCLKMWYELPSDVLFSAMSLVDRFLDRMAVKPKHMACMSVASFHLAIRQLGLKPIPADELVTISQCGCTAGDLERMAGVIANKLGVQMGTTPVTAVTILRVFYALFRNLAKEVCDEFYEFYQRMIKLEDLENRLENLLCDVKTTVIAPSTLALILMCLHLDFHIKASYKRERPELKPVFEYILFLQQYLRIPDRVFSCGFSIVAEILSHYNGQNKQPYKQRLVWKLSSRTLKVLRPTNRFSTDLPTIDEGQVNVMDEGCRSRTESISSEEEEDWPTSPIIPIFEQC